In Rhodamnia argentea isolate NSW1041297 chromosome 5, ASM2092103v1, whole genome shotgun sequence, the DNA window CATTATAAGTACCATCAAGGCATCAAGCATATATAGAAAGCCCCTcgaacaaatcaacaaaatttatcTTTACTTATGGCAGTGCACTTTACTTTCCTTAGTTGTAGCTTTCAAATTCTCGCCGTTAAATCAAACTCGGGCGTTGATCTTTATCTTAGATTTTGCACTATCGAGTCAAACTCTTATGTATCATCAAGGCGTATTCAAACTATgttgtcgagtcaaactccggcaTAGTTTTAGGTACATTTGGTTCGCTATTTTTGGGTAGGAGTTGTGCTTGTTAAGTAATTCCAAACTCCGGTTTGATATTATAGATTGTATAGTTTCTCCCAAATTCATGTGTATCGACTTCCTTTGAATTGTGCTTATCGAATCTCTCCGTCCAGTCAAACTCCAGTTGGGACCACATTTGTAAAATTTTATTGGAATCTTTGCATATTTTGTGTGTTGGTTTTCTGATTATCTAGATCTCTCCTATCCAAGATCGCCACAAGACCCTTTATCTCATTTAAAAGCCGAAGAGCAAATttcgatgaaagatattttaTCCCGGAAAAATTCTGAAGAAACAAATCGTAAATAGGATTAGAaagttatttgttctttcaCATTCGGTAACTCATTTATGCAACATCATACATAACTGTCATAGAGAGTTATAGATACCCCATATATAATAAAATCCCCTCAATCAATCACGGATTTCAATGTTCTAAATCTGTCTTTACTTTCCTACATTTGCATGGCTGGCCACGATTGCATCAAATCTCCATACCTTTAAATTTGTTGTCATTAACTTTTCTGTCCAAAATCAAGAAAGGACCCTTCACAACCTTTGTTGATTCATGTGAATTCTTCCACATTCTCAgaaaatatttcatcatttttggtGAAATATCTTTTTTGCATGCTTGGTGAGACACATTTTGTTGATTTGAGGAGACTACAATGCAAGAATCATACATCAACAAGAGTCCGACAATGGTGCTGGCAACAACAATCCATTACCACAAACTGATAATGAGGCGACCGCGCATTCCGACACTTCAATTGCTAGGAGAGCCGTAGAAGGTAATCAATGTGAGGAAGTTGATCTTCCAATTGCATCTCAATGATGAGTAATTGAGAGAGGCTGCACCAGATGTCAACGTGGCATTAACCATGAGAAGAATATTTGAAAAGCAACAAAATGATATGGCCGATTACATTGTGAGTGATATAACCGATGTAATCAAGTCGACCATCATCAACGTCATAAATGATGCCCTCTCGATGCCAAGATCAATGGGTACATTTCTAGTCTTCTCCATTTATTGATATTTATAATGTTGGTCAGGGTAGTCAACCCCTGTAAAAATTATGCAAAGGCTTGAATCGTCTAATCAAAgtcaaaataattgaaatagTCAGGCTAGTGTTGGTCAAAGAAACCAAATTAGTCACGACAATTTCGTAAATCAAACTAGTCGACGGGTTGGTCAATTATTGAATAGTAAAAATGTAAAGTGAGTGGCTCTGGAAAATGTAGCGGCAGGGGCCCCATTGATATATCACCCAATGTGAATATTTCTATTCAGCCTAACATGCCAATTGACGTTAGGAAAAATCCTACAAAACCAGCATCAACACTTAGCGGGCAAAATGGCCCACCAAATCCACAGTTAAAACTCTGCACGGTTTTTCGAAATAGTACGACAATAATTGGGACTAGACATGAGTGTTATTATACATGTTTGGAggaaattgcattttgaatgGATCAATAACAAGCTATTTTTAAAAGGTTTCAAAATGCAAGACTTTGCCATTTTTATAAGCGAAATTGAACAATCGATTATCGAACACATTGTTCGATTTATAGTCCAGTGTGGGGAAGCATGGACAAATAGTTTTTAATACTTAggttattttctttgtcttttctaaAAGCTAATTTCACTTGGTATATATATTTACCACCTAATTTGTGTGTAATTGGGCAGAGATGAAACAACAATTGCATtctcaatctcataaaatgATACCCCAAATATCGATCGTTGATGTGGCTAGACTTTATTAATATAATAGTTAGTCAATCAGTCGGTTTAGTGCTTGATTTAAGAAAGGTTAGAAATAGATGTCTCATGTCGTTCTCAACAAAAGTACTTACGAATTTGGCTTTTGATGGATTCAAATTCATTCTTAGAGAAAAGTTCGAGGGCCAATGCTTTGCTGATTTATTTCAATTGACAACGAGAGTATCTAAACATGGGCAAATGATTAAAGATAGAGATAAAAGGTCCCACGAAGGCTTTACATAGCACGTGACTTTAGTAAAAAATTATGAGTCAgatgatgatatttttttttttttggtcgaaagtcaGATGATGAATTGACCAAGAGGAAAATATTGAACTATATGTTGCAAATTTTGTGCTCGGCAAGCCTTATGTTTGCTTAAACTTAAAGCcttccaaaataaaagaaaacgagaataGATAGGGCTACGGATCTTGAAATTTACTCGTTTGACATTAATAagttcattgaaattttttacttacCCTTAAAACATGGCCCAATATAATTAAACAAAAGCCAAGTTATTATGAGTAAACAAGATTcaataagcaaaaaaatattgcaaatgACACCATTCATGGAGTAATAGCACAAATTTGGTGATGACAATGGTGCATATAATGACTCTTgattatctaatttaaaaagaatCGAATGATTGATGAATCAttcggttaattttgaaaaggggCATacgttaacataaaaaaaaatgatcaacttttgattattatctACAAGTAACAAATTGAGTTGataaataattttgtcaaaaaaatcggCAACGCTCTTATGGAGTCATCAACACCAAACATCATTTATCTATGAGAACCTTCACCATTCGACGAAGTCGTCGATAGCCATTGCAGATTTTACTTAGTGTTGGAACTCGAAGGCAGTAATGATGAATTGACACCGGAACATAACTGCTGGATGGTTATTTCACATCTTCTTATTAGAAGTGTTACTTAATAGTGGGAGATTGCAGAATAATTTCCTGTAGCCACATATAGGATTAGGAAGCtatttgttctttcaaattcaaTAGCCATTGTATGTGACCATCGTATGTAACCGTCTCTAAATAgtttataaatgcaaaaattgtatTCATTGTAAAATCTCCACAATTAATCAGgaagctcaaattttttttctatatttatctttacttttctaCAATTTATCTTTACCTGCATTTACATGGGTGGCCCCGATTACTTCCAATCTGCGtaccttcaaatttcttgacaTTTACTTTCCTgtctaaaattaataaaagaccTTTTACAACATCTATTGATTCATTTATATTCTCGAATGATATTTTATCAATCTTTGTGAAGCAATGATGCTCTCTAGTGATCAATACACAAGTAGATTCAAATTGAAGTCTAGTAATCACTACTTGAAATAAtcagaatgaattttcaaagccaGCATTGGCATTGAAGGAGGAAGTTCCATGAGAGGACTAGTCTTTCACCTTTTCAACTTACCTATTGTGAATGTTACCTAAATATtagctggaaaaaaaattaagtatgatCGCCGTAAAAATGCGGACTCACGGCTAAGGAATTTTCAGAGGCTAAAGTTCTTCTGTTGATAGTAGATATACAATTTGTAATTTCCAATTCTTGTTATAGGAATTACTAGTAAGACTCTTCCAGCAATAATATTTAGTCCGCAGAGGATATGATAGGTTGACTACCTTAAACGTGACGGATACTAGTCGAGTTTGAGTGGGTCATCCTTTCTTTGGCCTCATGGGATAGCCTGCCCAAATTCGTCAGGTAAAACAATTACTtttttgagtgccataacttttatacaatactcgtttgattgtcataattttttttttttttttgctctttttaatGCTACATCAAAATAAAATCGGTCTGTGCATTTCTATTGCGACGTACAAAtgcttctttggcattattCGTAATGTAATTTCTACCAACGACCAAATCGTCCCACTTTTAATGCGTTTGATTCCCAATGTGTTCTCCTTAATGAGCTTCCAAAAGCGTTCAGTTGTTTATTGACTTTTCTTCATCGCAATGATGAGATAATTAAGCTAGCTCTTCTCCATCCTTAACGTCATTACAGAAAGTGAACAGCTTCCCGAAAGGTAGCTGTCATCCCAGAAACGAATGTCTTCTCCAATTAAATGCTACATTGAATTAAGTTGGCTCATGTAAAGCCACAGAACTAGGTTAGATTCAGACGTTACTACCTATTGCAcaacttgtgctcgagggatgacttcCCGTCTCCGGAGAGACGGTGAACAGGGCGGGCGAAGTTTTGCACAggagacacctcatttcttcaagatcgtACTCTCTCACACACTTCAAACTGGAAGGCTTGTAAGCTcttttctttaagaattctTTTCTTATGGCTTGTTTACGTACTTATGATGACTTAATATGTTACAAAACTAGGGCATTCCGAAGAGGTTTGTGAGAAAGTATGGTAAGAATCTTCCTGAAACGGTGCGTTTGAGGGTTCCGGACGGTGGAAGTTGGAGAGTGGAActggaaaaatgggatgatatgGTTTGGTTggcaaagggatggaaggaatttgcggagcattactCCATCTGTGAGGGCCACTTCTTAGTCTTCAAATACGTAGGGGACTCGGGTTTTCACgtgctcatatttgacaaaagcgcAACGGAAATAGATTATCCGCTAATCGACACTGTCGAATTTGTCCCGCCTAAAACAGAAAACGTTGATGATCACTGTAATCTCTCGGTTATACTTCGAAGTCTAGATGGTTTCTCactgaagagaaaagagaaggatgaaTTGCATCTAAAATCATATCATCACAAGCCCTCCAAAGCGATGAAATCGGATTCTGTGAATTTGGTCGATGATGCTACTACTTCACGTGCAATTGTGCTCGGATTGGGCTCCGAAACAAAAGGCTTCCGAGCTGATCGAGGAGCGACGCTTTTGCCACAAGATTCGGAAGGTTGCGTGCATCTTAGCCTATTAGTAATGCATatgttttgtgtcattttttcttatgctGCCCGCCTGACTAATTCAGgtaggatggaaaattccaaatgcaAGGTGAGCCCCGCAATGCTGGCTTCTCTTAGCTCTGCTTCTGAACCTTCGCGGGTAACTACGGCTCTCAAAGCAGCCGGCAAGTACGAGCTGCAGTATCCTTCCTTCGCAGTAGTTATCCGGGCACATCATCAATTGAAGAATGGTGTGGTAAGAAAACATCCCAAGATAATGTTGTtcttatgtgcaaaatttggacaGGAATGAAATCAATTCCCTTCTTGAAATGGACCATCATTTTCCTACATGGTCCCGGTTTGCCTgtgagattataaaaatgtagtctggataacatttcttgagtttgtcatcatgccttttatgttcttacttatagaacatttgttgatcaaaaatcaacttgcaGACTGTCCCAGGCAGTTTTTTTAAGGGACGCATCAATAGAAGAATACAAACTGCAACTCTTAAATATACGGACGGATCATGGCCAGTGAAGCTCATGTACTA includes these proteins:
- the LOC125315306 gene encoding B3 domain-containing transcription factor VRN1-like, with protein sequence MTSRLRRDGEQGGRSFAQETPHFFKIGIPKRFVRKYGKNLPETVRLRVPDGGSWRVELEKWDDMVWLAKGWKEFAEHYSICEGHFLVFKYVGDSGFHVLIFDKSATEIDYPLIDTVEFVPPKTENVDDHCNLSVILRSLDGFSLKRKEKDELHLKSYHHKPSKAMKSDSVNLVDDATTSRAIVLGLGSETKGFRADRGATLLPQDSEGRMENSKCKVSPAMLASLSSASEPSRVTTALKAAGKYELQYPSFAVVIRAHHQLKNGVTVPGSFFKGRINRRIQTATLKYTDGSWPVKLMYYPQHGSGKLSAGWRAFQKGTSLKEGDACVFELVRIDNVELKVSILRRNVET